A DNA window from Bdellovibrio sp. BCCA contains the following coding sequences:
- the pth gene encoding aminoacyl-tRNA hydrolase, which yields MWLIVGLGNPGGEYKLTRHNIGFMAVDYFLEGLGNPPVQNKFKAEIAQVKWKDHQLIFCKPQTYMNLSGESVQPLMGFYKIPMDHLIVMHDEIDQPFGQMKIQKNRGHGGHNGIKSISGLLGSADYIRLRLGVGRPVNPNIPVADHVLGKFSKEEFEKMPDFLNRGLDAVESIILDGIQKASTKFNG from the coding sequence ATGTGGTTGATCGTAGGATTAGGAAATCCCGGTGGAGAATATAAACTCACTCGCCATAACATCGGATTTATGGCTGTCGATTATTTCCTGGAAGGCCTCGGCAATCCTCCTGTGCAAAACAAATTCAAAGCAGAAATCGCGCAAGTGAAGTGGAAAGACCACCAACTGATTTTCTGTAAACCTCAGACGTATATGAATCTTTCTGGCGAATCGGTGCAGCCTTTGATGGGCTTTTATAAAATTCCGATGGATCATCTCATTGTTATGCACGATGAAATTGATCAGCCCTTTGGTCAGATGAAAATCCAAAAAAACCGCGGTCACGGCGGCCACAACGGAATCAAAAGTATCTCGGGTTTGCTGGGCTCTGCGGACTATATTCGCCTGCGCCTTGGTGTGGGTCGTCCCGTCAATCCGAATATACCAGTTGCTGACCACGTTCTTGGCAAATTCTCGAAGGAAGAATTCGAGAAAATGCCTGATTTCCTCAACCGCGGCCTTGATGCTGTCGAAAGCATTATCCTTGATGGAATTCAAAAAGCTTCGACAAAATTCAATGGGTAA
- the ychF gene encoding redox-regulated ATPase YchF, producing the protein MALQVGIVGLPNVGKSTLFNALTSAKAEAANYPFCTIDPNVGVVTVPDPRMDKITTFIKPQKVIPTTMEFVDIAGIVKGASQGEGLGNQFLSHIRQTDAIVHVVRCFDDPNIVHVSGSVDPIRDIEVINTELLLADLDSVDKKYARIEKMAKNTTDKKLKMEAEVTRKVKEALGKGLPARSVALDDLEMPFLREMHLLTAKPVLYAMNVSDTDFAAGGNDWTKAVEKRAAEENNNTILICSAMEAEISLLPPEERKEFLEAMNAEEPGLNRLIREAYKLLGLQTYFTAGEKEVRAWTIRAGTKAPQAAGVIHTDFEKGFIRAETYHCEDLFSYKSEQAVKEAGKYRLEGKEYIVKDGDILFFRFNV; encoded by the coding sequence ATGGCTTTACAAGTCGGTATCGTAGGTTTACCAAACGTAGGTAAAAGTACGCTTTTTAACGCTCTGACATCTGCAAAAGCAGAGGCGGCGAACTATCCTTTCTGTACGATTGATCCTAACGTGGGCGTTGTGACAGTTCCAGATCCTCGCATGGATAAAATCACGACTTTCATTAAGCCACAAAAAGTGATCCCTACAACGATGGAGTTCGTGGATATCGCAGGTATCGTTAAGGGAGCTTCTCAAGGTGAAGGTTTGGGGAACCAATTCCTTTCTCATATTCGTCAGACAGATGCGATTGTTCACGTGGTTCGTTGTTTTGACGATCCAAATATCGTGCACGTTTCTGGTTCTGTAGATCCAATCCGTGACATCGAAGTGATCAACACGGAATTGCTTTTGGCGGATCTTGATTCTGTTGATAAAAAATATGCGCGCATCGAGAAGATGGCGAAGAACACAACAGACAAAAAATTAAAAATGGAAGCGGAAGTCACTCGCAAAGTGAAAGAGGCTTTGGGTAAAGGTCTGCCTGCTCGCTCTGTGGCGTTGGATGATCTTGAAATGCCGTTTTTGCGTGAAATGCATTTGTTAACTGCTAAGCCAGTACTGTATGCAATGAACGTGTCTGACACGGACTTCGCGGCTGGCGGTAACGATTGGACAAAAGCTGTTGAAAAACGCGCGGCTGAAGAAAACAACAATACGATCTTGATCTGTTCTGCGATGGAAGCAGAGATTTCTCTTCTTCCTCCCGAAGAGCGTAAAGAATTCCTTGAAGCGATGAACGCGGAAGAGCCAGGTTTGAATCGTTTGATCCGTGAAGCTTACAAACTTTTGGGTCTACAAACTTACTTCACGGCGGGTGAAAAAGAAGTTCGTGCTTGGACAATCCGTGCTGGAACAAAAGCTCCACAGGCTGCGGGTGTGATCCATACGGATTTCGAAAAAGGTTTCATCCGTGCTGAGACTTATCACTGCGAAGATTTGTTTTCTTACAAATCTGAACAGGCTGTGAAAGAAGCTGGTAAATATCGTCTTGAAGGAAAAGAGTACATCGTTAAAGATGGAGACATCTTGTTCTTTAGATTCAACGTTTAA
- a CDS encoding amidase, with product MNELLKISATDIAARIAKKEISPSEVLEIHIERIEQVNPSLNAMVEDDFVRARKLAHEQTELLAKDNSSLPPLFGVPFTVKEMFSYAGMKRTGGSIHHKNDVMDWDATVVSRMKKAGAIPMGTTNVPELGFWFESFNPVYGRTNNPYNFGRTCGGSSGGEGALLGAGATPLGLGSDIGGSIRMPAAFCGVFGHKPSRYLLPLTGHFPFSRDDFKNMVGGKYPFTSMGPMTRKASDLYTMTKILMGSDGIDLETVKNPILGERTHEWADRKVLICPSPVFHRARSTDDEMAQVVRNCGKLFEELGAHVEELDPRFFVRGTDLWFSALQSSKGKKLYQTLRGPNKNLSIGKELLKVALGRGDYTFPNLIVSLGEMFDKSEKDFTEDLAALQKMKHELDEKLGEDGILLIPPHPRVAPKHRAPLWSPFDFIYAGFFTTTGHPATVAPMGLNPEGLPLSVQIVSRHMNDHLTLSCAEFLETTFGGWQPPQAF from the coding sequence ATGAACGAACTACTTAAGATTTCTGCCACGGATATTGCTGCTCGAATCGCTAAAAAAGAAATTTCTCCTAGTGAAGTTCTTGAAATTCACATTGAACGTATTGAACAGGTCAATCCCTCTTTAAATGCCATGGTGGAAGACGATTTTGTTCGTGCTCGAAAACTGGCGCATGAACAAACGGAACTTTTGGCAAAAGACAATTCTTCTTTGCCTCCCCTCTTTGGAGTTCCCTTTACCGTAAAAGAAATGTTTTCTTATGCCGGCATGAAACGCACCGGTGGCAGCATTCATCACAAAAATGATGTGATGGATTGGGATGCGACTGTTGTTTCGCGTATGAAAAAAGCGGGCGCGATTCCGATGGGCACAACGAACGTTCCTGAATTGGGTTTTTGGTTTGAGTCTTTCAACCCTGTTTATGGTCGCACGAATAATCCCTACAACTTCGGTCGCACGTGCGGCGGAAGCAGTGGTGGCGAAGGCGCCTTGCTAGGTGCAGGAGCAACACCTCTTGGACTTGGCAGCGACATCGGCGGAAGCATTCGTATGCCTGCGGCTTTTTGTGGTGTGTTTGGGCATAAGCCTTCTCGTTATTTGTTGCCTTTGACGGGACATTTTCCTTTTTCGCGGGATGATTTTAAAAACATGGTGGGTGGGAAATATCCTTTCACTTCCATGGGACCGATGACTCGTAAGGCGAGTGATCTTTATACGATGACGAAAATTTTAATGGGCTCTGACGGGATCGATTTAGAGACTGTCAAAAATCCAATTCTGGGAGAGCGCACTCACGAATGGGCTGACAGAAAAGTTTTAATCTGCCCTTCTCCAGTTTTTCATCGTGCTCGTTCCACGGATGACGAAATGGCTCAGGTCGTGCGCAATTGCGGGAAGTTGTTTGAAGAATTGGGTGCGCACGTTGAAGAATTGGATCCGCGCTTTTTTGTGCGCGGAACCGATTTGTGGTTCTCCGCTTTGCAATCCTCAAAGGGCAAAAAACTGTATCAAACGCTTCGTGGTCCCAATAAAAATCTTTCGATTGGCAAAGAGCTTTTGAAAGTCGCTTTAGGAAGAGGTGACTACACCTTCCCGAACCTTATTGTCTCTTTGGGTGAGATGTTTGATAAAAGCGAAAAAGACTTCACTGAAGATCTGGCCGCTTTACAAAAAATGAAACACGAGTTGGATGAAAAACTTGGTGAAGATGGAATTCTTTTGATTCCTCCCCATCCGCGTGTCGCGCCGAAACACCGTGCGCCTTTGTGGTCGCCGTTTGATTTTATTTATGCGGGATTTTTTACGACGACGGGACATCCGGCAACGGTGGCTCCGATGGGTTTGAATCCCGAAGGATTGCCATTGAGTGTGCAGATCGTTTCTCGGCACATGAACGATCATCTGACTTTGTCATGCGCTGAGTTTTTGGAAACCACTTTTGGTGGCTGGCAACCGCCACAGGCTTTTTAA
- a CDS encoding ABC transporter permease — translation MKKSFVIFAISFLTLLIFMTLFYPVLGFSTGLEQNVESILVGAGREHWFGTDSLGRDVFSRVLLGARISLLVGLVCSLLSFVFGFTYGALAGWFEGVTDRVLMRLCDILMALPSFILVSILCLTMQLMLPMEDLYYKALLSLCLGISATHWMSLARVTRGMVLEIKRKPYVEAALALGGTSTHIMLRHILPNMLGTLLIVMAMQIPTNILYESFMSFIGLGIHPPYTSWGILVREGWKTLSSFPHLILFPSLVLFLTVWSFHILLDFIKAKFKI, via the coding sequence ATGAAAAAGTCATTTGTGATTTTTGCTATCAGCTTTCTTACTCTCTTGATTTTTATGACGCTGTTTTACCCTGTCTTAGGATTCTCGACAGGATTAGAACAAAACGTTGAAAGCATTTTAGTAGGAGCAGGGCGCGAGCATTGGTTTGGAACGGACTCTTTAGGGCGGGACGTTTTTTCAAGAGTTCTTCTAGGTGCAAGAATTTCTCTTCTTGTAGGACTGGTGTGTTCTCTATTGTCCTTCGTTTTCGGTTTTACTTACGGAGCTTTGGCCGGCTGGTTCGAGGGTGTTACGGACCGTGTGTTGATGCGTCTTTGCGACATTCTCATGGCGCTTCCAAGCTTTATCTTAGTTTCCATTTTATGTTTAACCATGCAGTTGATGCTTCCGATGGAAGATCTTTACTACAAAGCGCTCCTCAGTCTTTGCCTTGGAATTTCAGCGACACACTGGATGAGTCTTGCACGCGTTACCAGAGGCATGGTTTTAGAAATCAAGCGAAAGCCCTATGTGGAAGCGGCCTTGGCACTGGGCGGAACCAGCACTCATATTATGCTTCGCCATATCCTGCCAAATATGCTCGGAACATTATTGATCGTGATGGCGATGCAGATCCCTACAAATATTTTGTATGAAAGTTTTATGAGCTTTATCGGGTTGGGAATTCATCCGCCATACACGAGTTGGGGAATTTTAGTTCGAGAAGGATGGAAAACACTTTCAAGCTTTCCGCATTTGATTTTGTTTCCATCGTTGGTTTTGTTCTTAACAGTGTGGAGCTTTCACATCCTTCTGGATTTTATAAAAGCGAAATTCAAAATTTAA
- a CDS encoding ABC transporter permease, which translates to MLASLVILAALTFFLLKVLPGGPFDQDIALNPLVKEKLNEHWQVEQSWLLQARSYLQGLVKGDMGVSMARPERTVAEIIGQGLTNTLALNGLSLVFILAGSILVSILAIRYRDSWIESTIDQSVIAFLSLPSLFWGPLLIYLFGFYWNLLPVAFLTSPAHYILPLLTLSLRPLASLVRLLKNSLNENFHQDYVRTAKAKGVGTWQILINHVLKNSLIPFLSYVGPLIVSLLSGSFLVEVLFAVPGLGTEFISALNDRDYTLIMGLTLFYGTLLIIVNSLIDVLLKFVDPRLREEA; encoded by the coding sequence ATGTTGGCGTCGCTGGTGATACTTGCGGCGCTTACGTTTTTTTTACTGAAGGTTCTTCCTGGAGGACCTTTTGATCAAGATATCGCCTTAAATCCCCTGGTAAAAGAAAAACTCAATGAACATTGGCAAGTCGAACAATCGTGGCTGTTGCAGGCGAGGTCCTATTTGCAAGGTCTTGTCAAAGGGGACATGGGCGTCTCAATGGCGCGACCTGAGCGCACCGTAGCTGAGATCATCGGACAAGGGCTGACAAATACGCTGGCGCTGAACGGATTGTCGTTAGTGTTTATCTTAGCAGGATCGATTCTTGTTTCCATTTTGGCCATTCGCTATCGTGATTCTTGGATTGAAAGCACTATCGACCAAAGCGTGATCGCTTTTTTATCTTTACCCAGTCTTTTTTGGGGGCCGCTGCTGATTTACCTTTTCGGATTTTATTGGAATCTTTTACCGGTGGCTTTTCTTACAAGTCCCGCGCATTATATTTTACCGCTTCTAACTTTGAGTTTGCGCCCTTTGGCGTCTTTGGTGCGTTTACTAAAGAACTCTTTAAATGAAAACTTTCATCAGGATTACGTCCGAACAGCCAAAGCCAAAGGGGTTGGGACGTGGCAGATCCTTATCAACCACGTGCTAAAAAATTCGCTCATTCCTTTTCTTAGCTATGTGGGGCCGCTGATTGTTTCTTTGCTTTCCGGCTCTTTCCTTGTGGAAGTGCTGTTTGCGGTGCCGGGACTGGGAACGGAGTTTATCTCGGCTCTCAATGATCGGGATTATACTCTAATCATGGGCCTTACGTTGTTTTACGGAACTCTTTTAATTATTGTGAATTCCCTTATTGATGTGCTTTTGAAATTCGTAGATCCAAGATTAAGAGAGGAAGCATGA
- a CDS encoding transglycosylase SLT domain-containing protein → MKNALKCIVISLLFSSMAGAQTPKNDLDSFKKALEQFRAAKYDEAIPGFEGVLKDKTNLEEYARFYLAQSFMKTNKLDQAETELKKILDLSPNVKMTIEASNLLGQVALEKKNFKQASAHFAKLEKRTRNTEDYPDVIYNLAVAEKGMNRHGQMCKWLVKLYERYPAYPKVQDWSVDLAANEFEGKPSDCRVTPEDFRTRVRYMLWAGLDQKAQGEINVMKEKLAKTDKYLADKLQAQFYLQEGEVNKAVEILKPYYEANKRNFDYLVLFASSAARAGEVQLAVGSYYSAYKMSPKSKTGRQALYQSAFLSYQFQDYDGAARRFQEFMKVYPKSGLNRDAQWHLAWLKYLKGDYQGAYKAFSNLNVQKRSNKRGWKSFPQDRLSYWMAMSLFRQGKMDQAKSMMESLSRDPLMGYYSIAAQARLKKMDETKASTKLAQSSLPTQPRLISRFSAGEFLMPTAQEEYRGDEGESEENLILTQYSADDEKGEDEEAEAGVADNPDMKSVDVAASDDSETGGEKVTTFSNPVLMKRFERARDMMILGENEWARWDLYDIERKTSNREYLRTLMGEYNTAGHFNRSSYIAQINFGGQRAAHGLDGIRYLWEFAYPRAYSDVVEKYTKKFEVPEELVWGIMRAETNYRRDAISPVGALGLMQVMPFTGHKVATLLGDKEFKAPMLLQPETSVKVGSRYLKRLMDRFENTIPLVAAGYNAGPHRVKNWLVSFGNLETDEFIEHIPFLETRNYVKRVVSNSYIYAQLYGNKKDLFSYMAGAVPVKVNSELAGKENWDDI, encoded by the coding sequence ATGAAGAACGCACTGAAGTGCATCGTGATTTCTTTACTTTTTAGCTCCATGGCGGGGGCGCAAACACCTAAGAACGATCTAGATTCTTTTAAAAAGGCTCTCGAGCAATTTCGTGCGGCGAAATACGACGAAGCTATTCCTGGATTCGAAGGAGTTTTAAAAGATAAAACGAATCTGGAAGAATACGCGCGTTTTTATTTGGCGCAGTCTTTCATGAAAACAAATAAATTAGATCAAGCCGAAACAGAGCTTAAAAAGATTTTGGATTTGTCTCCGAACGTGAAAATGACGATCGAGGCTTCCAATCTTTTAGGACAAGTCGCACTTGAAAAGAAAAATTTCAAACAAGCCAGTGCTCACTTTGCGAAACTTGAAAAGAGAACTCGCAACACGGAAGACTATCCGGATGTGATCTACAATTTGGCCGTGGCCGAAAAAGGTATGAACCGTCACGGACAGATGTGCAAATGGCTTGTGAAACTTTACGAAAGATATCCGGCGTATCCAAAGGTCCAAGATTGGAGTGTCGATCTTGCGGCTAACGAATTTGAAGGTAAACCTTCTGACTGCCGAGTAACTCCGGAGGATTTCCGCACACGTGTTCGTTATATGTTGTGGGCAGGTCTTGATCAAAAAGCTCAAGGTGAAATCAACGTCATGAAAGAGAAGTTGGCTAAGACAGATAAGTATCTTGCCGATAAACTTCAAGCTCAGTTCTATCTCCAAGAAGGGGAAGTGAACAAAGCCGTTGAAATTTTAAAACCCTACTATGAAGCCAATAAAAGAAATTTCGATTATTTAGTTTTATTTGCATCTTCTGCGGCAAGAGCAGGGGAAGTGCAGTTAGCAGTAGGTTCTTATTACTCTGCTTATAAGATGAGCCCAAAATCAAAAACGGGTCGTCAGGCGTTGTATCAATCAGCGTTTTTAAGCTACCAGTTCCAAGATTACGATGGAGCTGCTCGTCGCTTCCAAGAATTTATGAAAGTGTATCCGAAGTCAGGTTTGAATCGCGATGCTCAATGGCATCTTGCTTGGCTTAAATATTTAAAAGGAGATTATCAAGGGGCTTACAAGGCTTTCTCAAATCTCAACGTGCAAAAGCGCAGCAACAAACGCGGTTGGAAATCCTTCCCTCAAGATAGACTCAGCTACTGGATGGCGATGAGCCTTTTCCGCCAAGGAAAAATGGATCAAGCAAAATCCATGATGGAAAGTCTGTCTCGCGACCCTCTTATGGGATACTATTCCATCGCAGCTCAAGCGCGTCTTAAGAAAATGGATGAAACAAAGGCTTCCACTAAGTTGGCGCAGTCTTCTTTGCCAACGCAGCCACGTTTGATCTCTCGATTCTCTGCAGGCGAATTTTTGATGCCAACTGCACAAGAAGAGTATCGCGGTGATGAAGGTGAATCAGAAGAAAACCTCATCCTCACTCAATACTCTGCAGATGATGAAAAAGGCGAGGACGAAGAAGCTGAAGCGGGTGTTGCCGACAATCCTGATATGAAGTCCGTTGATGTTGCAGCTTCTGATGACTCAGAAACGGGTGGAGAAAAAGTAACTACTTTCTCGAATCCCGTTTTGATGAAACGTTTTGAGCGCGCTCGCGATATGATGATCTTGGGTGAAAATGAATGGGCTCGCTGGGATTTGTATGATATCGAAAGAAAAACGTCGAACAGAGAATATCTGCGCACGTTGATGGGTGAATACAATACGGCAGGTCACTTCAACCGTTCATCTTACATTGCACAAATCAACTTTGGTGGACAACGTGCCGCTCACGGTTTGGATGGTATCCGCTATCTTTGGGAGTTCGCGTATCCTCGCGCTTACTCTGACGTTGTTGAAAAATACACAAAGAAGTTCGAAGTTCCTGAAGAACTTGTTTGGGGTATCATGAGAGCAGAGACCAACTATCGCCGTGACGCCATTTCTCCGGTCGGAGCATTGGGTTTGATGCAAGTGATGCCATTCACAGGTCACAAAGTTGCAACCTTGTTAGGCGATAAAGAATTTAAAGCACCCATGCTTTTACAGCCTGAAACATCTGTGAAAGTCGGTTCTCGTTATTTGAAACGCTTGATGGATCGTTTTGAAAATACGATTCCACTTGTCGCAGCCGGTTACAATGCGGGACCTCACCGTGTGAAAAACTGGCTCGTGAGTTTCGGAAATCTTGAGACGGATGAGTTCATTGAACACATTCCGTTTTTGGAAACTCGCAACTACGTAAAACGCGTTGTTTCGAATTCTTATATTTACGCACAATTGTACGGCAACAAAAAAGATCTTTTCTCTTACATGGCGGGCGCGGTTCCAGTGAAAGTGAACAGCGAACTTGCGGGAAAAGAAAATTGGGATGACATTTGA
- the radA gene encoding DNA repair protein RadA — MAKSKTKTIYTCQNCGAQRPRWEGKCSDCGAWNSFVEELQMPEVKTRGWSTGTPEKGAAASKPVSLDQSLEEVKLDRFDTSFEELNRVLGGGLARGSFVLLGGSPGIGKSTLLLQMAGGLAENKHKVLYISGEESVSQTGSRAHRLGIRSPLIEIGCESNLHSIMELARFKKPEILVVDSIQTMFLPDLQAAPGSVSQVRECAGHLMGLAKQEGITVILIGHVTKDGNIAGPKVLEHMVDCVLSFDGDASYNFRLLRALKNRFGAAHELGVFQMNSKGLEEVSNPSELFLEERGDQLIGSAVFASMEGTRPLLCEVQALTLSSPMAMPRRTALGIDVNRLHLLTAVLDRHLDVRLGANDIFINVVGGLKLIEPAADLAVAAAILSTQRNHDLDAKTCFFGEIGLTGEVRGVSFVENRIREGDKLGFQHFVIPYSNKRHLAEIKLSKDKKISFIKNVQDLSKII, encoded by the coding sequence ATGGCAAAATCGAAAACTAAAACGATCTATACCTGTCAAAATTGTGGAGCCCAACGACCAAGGTGGGAAGGGAAATGCTCTGACTGCGGCGCGTGGAACTCTTTCGTCGAGGAATTGCAGATGCCCGAGGTTAAAACTCGAGGATGGTCTACCGGCACACCCGAAAAAGGCGCTGCAGCGTCGAAGCCTGTCTCGCTAGACCAAAGCCTTGAAGAAGTGAAACTCGATCGTTTTGATACAAGTTTCGAAGAACTCAATCGCGTTTTAGGTGGTGGCTTGGCTCGCGGAAGTTTCGTGTTGCTCGGTGGCTCCCCAGGAATTGGAAAGTCCACTTTGCTTTTGCAAATGGCCGGCGGCCTTGCGGAAAACAAACACAAAGTTCTGTATATCTCGGGCGAGGAAAGTGTTTCGCAAACTGGATCACGTGCTCATCGTTTGGGCATTCGCTCCCCGCTGATTGAGATTGGTTGTGAGAGCAATCTTCATAGCATCATGGAGTTGGCTCGTTTTAAAAAGCCAGAGATCTTGGTTGTCGATTCTATTCAGACGATGTTCTTGCCAGATTTGCAAGCAGCTCCAGGATCTGTTTCTCAAGTTCGTGAGTGCGCAGGTCATTTGATGGGACTTGCAAAACAAGAAGGCATCACTGTCATTCTGATTGGTCACGTAACAAAAGATGGAAACATCGCAGGTCCGAAAGTTTTGGAACACATGGTGGACTGCGTTCTGTCTTTCGACGGAGACGCCTCTTACAATTTCCGTTTGCTGCGCGCATTGAAAAACCGTTTCGGTGCCGCACACGAATTGGGAGTTTTCCAAATGAACTCCAAAGGTCTTGAAGAAGTTTCGAATCCTTCTGAATTGTTCTTAGAAGAGCGCGGAGATCAGTTGATCGGCTCTGCCGTTTTTGCTTCGATGGAAGGAACAAGACCGCTTCTGTGTGAAGTGCAAGCATTGACTCTTTCAAGTCCGATGGCGATGCCACGAAGAACAGCGCTAGGCATTGACGTGAACCGTTTGCATTTATTAACGGCGGTTTTAGATCGCCACTTAGATGTGCGCCTAGGTGCGAATGATATTTTCATCAACGTTGTTGGTGGATTAAAACTAATCGAACCCGCTGCTGACTTAGCGGTTGCCGCTGCCATTCTATCGACCCAAAGAAATCATGATCTTGACGCCAAGACATGTTTCTTTGGCGAGATCGGCTTGACTGGCGAAGTGCGCGGAGTTTCGTTCGTGGAAAATAGAATTCGCGAGGGCGACAAGCTCGGCTTCCAACACTTTGTGATTCCATATTCGAACAAGCGACATCTTGCTGAAATCAAACTTTCAAAAGATAAGAAGATTTCGTTCATTAAGAATGTTCAGGATCTGAGTAAGATTATTTAA
- a CDS encoding Crp/Fnr family transcriptional regulator codes for MSEALSAIQKETYKPGDYVFFEGDIENHFYIVESGVVNIFTKDNMGKRIPITDIVDGESFGEFALISNSPRSASAQAVTDVVLVKVSEDGFKQLMSDLPTWAECMLKSFVDRLQNMTEKIRELEQEKNRG; via the coding sequence ATGTCGGAAGCACTGAGCGCCATTCAAAAAGAAACCTACAAACCAGGAGACTATGTCTTCTTCGAAGGCGACATCGAAAATCATTTCTACATAGTCGAATCCGGCGTCGTAAATATCTTCACAAAAGACAACATGGGAAAACGAATCCCCATCACCGACATCGTCGACGGAGAATCTTTCGGCGAATTCGCCTTGATCTCAAACAGCCCCCGCTCAGCATCAGCACAAGCCGTAACAGACGTCGTCCTTGTCAAAGTATCCGAAGACGGTTTCAAACAACTCATGTCAGATCTCCCAACATGGGCCGAATGCATGCTAAAATCTTTCGTAGACCGCTTACAAAACATGACAGAAAAAATCCGCGAACTAGAACAAGAAAAAAACCGCGGCTAA